The Benincasa hispida cultivar B227 chromosome 11, ASM972705v1, whole genome shotgun sequence genome has a segment encoding these proteins:
- the LOC120091352 gene encoding thaumatin-like protein 1b, whose amino-acid sequence MANHALLLASFFFFLLHFGAKAATMTAKNNCPRTIWPATLTSGPGQPQLSTTGFELAPGASKSFNVPAPWTGRVWARTRCSNNGGRFTCLTGDCGRGLSCNGAGGVPPVTLAEFTIAPNGGKDFYDVSLVDGFNIPITITIQGGTGPCRSSNCHADVNKVCPGELQVKSGNEVIACKSACLAFNQPRYCCTGEFNDPNKCKPTNYSMIFERQCPDAYSYAYDDKNSTFTCNNRPNYLITFCG is encoded by the exons ATGGCGAACCATGCCCTCCTTCTtgcatcattcttcttcttcctccttcatTTTG GAGCCAAAGCTGCGACGATGACTGCGAAAAACAATTGTCCAAGAACCATATGGCCAGCAACATTAACGAGCGGTCCAGGGCAACCCCAACTATCAACAACAGGGTTCGAGTTAGCTCCTGGAGCGTCAAAGTCATTTAACGTCCCTGCGCCATGGACCGGCCGAGTATGGGCACGAACCAGATGCTCCAACAACGGTGGACGGTTCACTTGCTTGACTGGAGATTGCGGTCGTGGCCTCTCATGCAATGGCGCTGGAGGAGTTCCACCAGTCACACTAGCTGAATTCACCATCGCTCCCAACGGTGGCAAAGATTTCTATGATGTCAGCCTCGTGGACGGCTTCAACATTCCGATCACAATCACCATCCAAGGTGGCACAGGGCCCTGTCGATCCTCGAACTGCCATGCCGACGTGAATAAGGTTTGCCCGGGCGAGCTGCAGGTGAAATCAGGCAATGAAGTGATCGCTTGCAAGAGTGCTTGCCTTGCGTTCAACCAACCAAGGTACTGCTGCACTGGAGAATTCAATGATCCTAACAAGTGCAAGCCAACGAACTATTCAATGATCTTTGAGAGGCAATGCCCAGATGCTTACAGTTATGCATATGATGATAAGAACAGCACTTTTACTTGCAACAATAGACCAAATTATCTCATCACATTTTGTGGTTGA